The following coding sequences are from one Lolium rigidum isolate FL_2022 chromosome 6, APGP_CSIRO_Lrig_0.1, whole genome shotgun sequence window:
- the LOC124665042 gene encoding insulin-degrading enzyme-like 1, peroxisomal: MEVGVGSFSDPEGLEGLAHFLEHMLFYASEKYPGEQEYTKYISEHGGSSNAFTSSETTNFYFDVNVDNFEEALDRFAQFFIKPLMSQDAVLREIKAVDSEHKKNLLSDGWRMYQLQKHLASKDHPYHKFSTGSWETLETKPKERGLDIRLELLKFYENYSANLMHLVVYGKESLDCIQSLVERLFSNVKNTEQRSFKCPSQPLATEHLQLLVKAIPITDDDYLKISWPVTPNMHFYKEGPCRYLSHLIGHEGEGSIFHIIKELGWAMDLAAGAGSDSTEYSFFSVSMRLTDSGHEHMEDIIGLVFKYLRLLKEDGINEWIFDELASVNETEFHYQDKDHPISYVTDTVSSMRLFPPEEWLVGASLPSKYAPSRINMILDELSPERVRIFCESKKFEGSTDCAEPWYNTSYSVENVTPYMIQQWIQKAPTEMLHLPKPNIFIPKDLSLKEVHEKVRFPTVLRKTPLSRLWYKPDMLFFTPKVYIILDFHCPLSSHSPEAAVSIDLFVDLLADYLNAYAYDAQIAGLFYSIYLTSTGFQVSLGGYNDKMRVLLHAIVKQIVNFEVKPNRFSALKETSVKDYQNFDFSQPYSQASYYLSLILEEKKWPSVEKLQALSKLEADSLAKFVPHLLSKTYLECYVQGNIEPGEAESIVQEIEDTVFNTPNSLFKSMSPSQYLIKRVIMLENELKCYYQIEGLNPKNENSSIVQYIQVHQDDAISNIKLQLFSQIASQPAFNQLRTVEQLGYIAGLSLRSDRGVWALEVVIQSTVKDPSYLDARVDEFFKTFESKIHELSDKDFKRNVKSLIDSKLEKFKNLWEEAEFYWGEIEAGTLKFDRIESEVALLRELKKDEFIEFFDEYIKVDAPQRRTVSVQVFSGNHSLEFKKAIAEADPPKTYRVTDIFGFKRSRPLHRSLKGGPGRITMD, encoded by the exons CATGGTGGTTCTTCCAATGCCTTCACATCCTCCGAGACAACAAATTTCTATTTTGATGTTAATGTGGACAATTTCGAAGAAGCCTTAGATAG ATTTGCCCAGTTCTTCATTAAGCCGCTGATGTCGCAGGATGCTGTTCTTAGAGAGATAAAGGCTGTTGATTCTG AACACAAGAAAAATTTGTTGTCAGATGGCTGGAGGATGTATCAG CTTCAGAAGCATCTGGCTTCAAAGGATCACCCTTACCATAAATTCAGTACTG GAAGTTGGGAAACATTGGAAACTAAACCAAAAGAGAGGGGCTTGGACATCAGACTTGAGCTTCTCAAGTTTTACGAGAATTATTCAGCAAATCTTATGCACCTTGTTGTTTATGGAAAGG AGAGTCTGGATTGCATTCAAAGCTTAGTTGAAAGATTGTTTAGTAACGTCAAAAACACCGAACAGAGAAGCTTCAAATGTCCGAGTCAACCTCTTGCAACGGAACATTTGCAG CTTCTTGTCAAAGCAATCCCAATAACAGACGACGACTACCTAAAAATATCATGGCCAGTTACACCTAACATGCACTTCTACAAAGAAGGTCCTTGCCGTTATCTTAGCCATCTCATTGGGCATGAAGGCGAGGGATCCATCTTCCATATTATAAAGGAATTAG GATGGGCCATGGACTTGGCAGCTGGCGCCGGTAGTGACAGCACTGAATACTCATTTTTCTCAGTAAGCATGAGGCTCACTGATTCTGGCCATG AACACATGGAGGATATCATTGGGTTGGTCTTCAAATACCTCCGTTTATTAAAAGAAGATGGTATCAACGAATGGATCTTTGATGAG CTTGCATCAGTAAATGAAACGGAATTTCACTATCAAGACAAAGATCATCCAATCAGCTATGTGACAGATACTGTTTCAAGCATGCGG TTGTTCCCACCAGAGGAATGGCTGGTTGGAGCATCATTACCGTCGAAGTATGCGCCAAGTAGAATAAATATGATACTTGATGAGTTGTCACCGGAAAGAGTAAG AATATTCTGCGAGTCTAAAAAGTTTGAAGGATCTACTGATTGTGCTGAGCCCTGGTACAATACATCATATTCTGTTGAGAACGTCACTCCTTACATGATACAG CAATGGATTCAAAAAGCTCCTACTGAAATGCTCCATCTCCCAAAGCCTAACATTTTCATTCCAAAGGATTTATCTCTGAAAGAAGTGCACGAGAAG GTTAGATTTCCGACAGTATTAAGGAAGACACCACTTTCACGGCTATGGTATAAGCCCGACATGCTGTTCTTCACTCCGAAAGTTTACATAATACTTGATTTCCACTGTCCATTGTCAAGCCACTCCCCCGAAGCAGCAGTATCTATAGATCTCTTTGTTGATTTGTTAGCTGATTACTTGAATGCTTATG CTTACGATGCTCAAATTGCGGGTTTATTTTATTCGATATATCTTACTTCTACTGGATTCCAG GTCTCTCTAGGTGGTTATAATGACAAGATGAGAGTTCTTTTACATGCCATAGTGAAGCAAATAGTGAACTTTGAAGTTAAACCAAACAGGTTTTCTGCCCTGAAG GAAACTTCTGTTAAGGATTACCAAAATTTTGACTTCAGTCAACCATATTCTCAAGCTTCATACTATCTCTCATTAATATTGGAGGAGAAGAAATGGCCATCGGTTGAGAAACTTCAAGCTCTTTCTAAGCTTGAGGCAGATTCTCTTGCAAAGTTTGTGCCACACTTGCTATCGAAGACATATTTGGAATGCTATGTTCAAG GGAACATTGAACCAGGTGAGGCTGAGTCTATTGTCCAGGAGATTGAAGATACTGTATTTAATACCCCCAATTCTTTATTCAAGTCCATGTCTCCATCACAATATCTGATAAAAAGGGTTATCATGCTTGAAAATGAGTTGAAATGCTACTACCAAATCGAGGGATTAAATCCAAAGAACGAGAATTCATCGATTGTCCAGTATATCCAG GTCCATCAGGACGACGCCATTTCGAATATCAAACTTCAGCTGTTCTCTCAAATTGCTAGCCAGCCTGCTTTCAATCAGCTGCGGACTGTTGAGCAGCTTGGGTATATAGCAGGTCTTTCTCTAAG ATCTGATCGTGGAGTCTGGGCACTCGAGGTTGTTATTCAATCCACAGTGAAG GATCCTTCATATCTTGATGCTAGAGTTGATGAATTCTTTAAGACGTTCGAAAGCAAAATCCATGAACTGTCTGACAAGGATTTCAAG AGAAATGTCAAATCACTTATTGATTCGAAACTGGAGAAATTCAAGAACTTGTGGGAGGAAGCTGAATTCTACTGGGGAGAGATTGAAGCCGGAACTCTCAAGTTTGATAGGATTGAGTCCGAG GTTGCTCTCCTAAGAGAGCTGAAGAAAGACGAATTCATCGAATTCTTTGATGAGTACATAAAAGTTGATGCGCCTCAAAGGAGGACGGTAAGCGTGCAAGTCTTCAGCGGGAACCATTCGTTGGAGTTCAAGAAGGCGATTGCTGAAGCTGATCCTCCCAAAACTTACCGGGTTACTGACATATTCGGATTCAAGCGATCAAGGCCTCTGCACCGCTCGCTGAAGGGAGGACCAGGCCGAATCACAATGGACTGA